The following is a genomic window from Hymenobacter monticola.
ATTTGCGCGACCATGAAGTCATTCACCGCGAATTTTTTAAGGCCGCGCTCGGGAGCGGGGCCATTAAGGCGCTGACGCCCGATTTCAGCAACATCGACTTCACGCAACGGACGACAACGTCGGGCAAAATGGGCGTGCTGAACGCGGCTAAGGCGTTCGAGGATTTGGGCGTGGCCGCCTACAACGGCGCCGGGCGTTTCATTACCAGCAACGACAACCTGGTGCTAGCCGGCAAAATCGTGTCGGTGGAAGCCCGGCACGCGGCCGCCATTCGGGAGCTATTGGGCACCAACACGTTCGTGGCCGACGACGTGGTGGACATCAATCCCACGACTGGGACCGGGCAGGAGCGCTCGAAGCGCCCGCAGGCCGTGCTGGCCATTGCCAACACCTTCCTGGCCAACGGCTCCAAGCTCAGCGCCACCAGCTTTGTATAATCCGGTTGGCGCCATCCCCTTATCCTTTCTAAATCAGCTTCAACATGGACTTATTTCAAATCATTGACGATATCGCCAAGGTCGACCCCGAGGTGTACGACCGGTTCGACT
Proteins encoded in this region:
- a CDS encoding ferritin-like domain-containing protein, which produces MYNSHNHFAEPAADPGQAASSAVARRDFLRYSGAGLAIGGLWLAGCSKDSDNVDPTPGLIDVGSGDPGILNYAYALEQLEAAFYTQVVSSFYTGATAAEQAILKDLRDHEVIHREFFKAALGSGAIKALTPDFSNIDFTQRTTTSGKMGVLNAAKAFEDLGVAAYNGAGRFITSNDNLVLAGKIVSVEARHAAAIRELLGTNTFVADDVVDINPTTGTGQERSKRPQAVLAIANTFLANGSKLSATSFV